A portion of the Dehalococcoidia bacterium genome contains these proteins:
- a CDS encoding alpha/beta hydrolase: MAKDSIAPPASVEERWVKVDGDSIPYLAAGESGPEIVTVHGAGGTRWEWVESMTVLASDNRVVAPDLIGFGDSPRRDIVHSTGYLGDFLAKFLEATCTGRVTLVGHSLGGRIILDVALRRPEIVEGLVLISPLAGC, translated from the coding sequence ATGGCAAAAGACAGTATAGCCCCACCTGCTTCAGTCGAAGAACGCTGGGTCAAAGTGGATGGCGACTCTATTCCGTACCTCGCTGCTGGCGAATCAGGCCCGGAGATCGTCACGGTCCACGGAGCCGGTGGTACTCGATGGGAATGGGTCGAGAGCATGACTGTCCTGGCATCTGACAATCGAGTGGTGGCCCCGGACCTGATTGGCTTTGGCGATTCCCCCAGACGGGACATCGTTCACTCGACTGGATACCTGGGCGACTTCCTTGCGAAGTTCCTCGAAGCCACTTGTACAGGCCGAGTAACACTGGTCGGCCATTCGCTGGGGGGACGCATCATCCTGGACGTTGCCCTGCGAAGACCCGAAATTGTGGAGGGTCTGGTGCTCATTTCGCCACTAGCAGGCTGCTGA
- the lepB gene encoding signal peptidase I, with the protein MEPSLSDGDVLLVRRFRRRPRRGDVVVVSQSGSTDSGWQVKRVVGVAGDRVSLECGLLYVNGLHHPESYLGGLPADLGTRKRSWLVGPDECMVFGDNRAHSTDSREWGPISMARITGVAVIRLWPLTSRRPFRLR; encoded by the coding sequence ATGGAGCCCTCACTCTCTGATGGGGACGTGCTGCTGGTGAGGAGATTCCGGCGAAGACCGCGACGCGGCGATGTTGTTGTGGTCAGTCAGTCAGGCTCCACAGACAGTGGGTGGCAGGTCAAACGGGTCGTAGGCGTTGCGGGAGACAGAGTCTCCTTGGAGTGCGGCCTGCTGTACGTCAATGGCCTGCACCACCCTGAGTCGTACCTCGGAGGGCTGCCTGCCGATCTTGGGACGCGGAAGAGGTCCTGGCTGGTCGGACCTGACGAGTGCATGGTGTTTGGAGACAATCGCGCCCACAGCACGGACAGTAGGGAATGGGGGCCCATTTCTATGGCACGCATAACCGGAGTAGCGGTCATCAGGCTGTGGCCGCTCACCAGCAGACGGCCCTTCAGGCTTCGCTAG
- a CDS encoding GYD domain-containing protein, producing the protein MPTYILLLSLTPEGRHRMLDNPDRLLIAEQSIDLPRTQVHGLYAVLGEYDFVTILDAPDNESAARFSMELGVSAGVQITTLPAIPIGRLEQALGESEPELDIAGAPNPSDFIPNDD; encoded by the coding sequence TCTGCTTCTTTCCCTGACACCTGAAGGCCGCCACCGGATGCTGGACAATCCTGACAGGCTCCTGATTGCAGAGCAGTCGATAGACCTCCCACGGACCCAGGTACATGGTCTTTACGCAGTCCTGGGAGAGTACGACTTCGTCACCATTCTGGATGCGCCGGACAACGAGTCGGCAGCTCGCTTTTCGATGGAACTTGGTGTGTCCGCTGGCGTGCAGATTACAACGCTCCCTGCAATTCCGATTGGCAGACTCGAGCAGGCGTTGGGAGAGTCCGAACCGGAACTGGACATTGCAGGGGCGCCGAACCCTAGCGATTTCATTCCCAACGACGACTAG